The Bos javanicus breed banteng chromosome 21, ARS-OSU_banteng_1.0, whole genome shotgun sequence genome includes a region encoding these proteins:
- the LOC133234035 gene encoding uncharacterized protein LOC133234035, with product MHETKCQPRVPGTGQRAASHITLDPKTGDPALLVFDQQVSPCKACKLYGSRGCVWCGPGGAPVPGWELSPGGGTISCSWPCLPFAGTLDLAPDRCLVCRHPTGRALGRPQARAKGGARAGHKENFCLEKSDCELRSLTRPWRHSLGLGCAMVPADEPGGGHPCPSRSMHSNLPATPRKLGEAPAPPAPPPFEGPRLISRGPVLLQMDRPSHGPWGGPCGLRGDKLKASNHAVSHQIVGLLEGENAG from the exons ATGCATGAGACAAAGTGTCAGCCCAGGGTACCAGGCACTGGGCAGCGTGCGGCGTCCCACATCACTCTAGACCCGAAGACGGGTGACCCTGCGCTGCTCG TCTTTGATCAGCAGGTATCTCCTTGCAAAGCCTGCAAGCTCTATGGGAGCAGGGGCTGTGTCTGGTGTGGTCCTGGTGGGGCCCCTGTGCCTGGTTGGGAACTCAGCCCCGGGGGAGGCACCATATCATGCTCTTGGCCATGTCTGCCCTTTGCAGGCACTCTGGACCTGGCACCCGACAGGTGCCTGGTGTGTAGACATCCCACGGGCCGAGCCTTGGGTAGACCCCAAGCAAGAGCCAAGGGCGGAGCCAGAGCTGGCCACAAGGAGAACTTCTGCCTAGAGAAGTCTGACTGTGAGCTGAGGAGCCTAACCCGACCCTGGAGGCATTCTTTGGGTCTG GGCTGCGCCATGGTCCCCGCTGATGAACCAGGCGGAGGGCACCCATGCCCCAGCAGATCGATGCACAGCAACCTGCCTGCCACACCCAGGAAGCTGGGGGAGGCCCctgcaccccccgccccaccaccatTTGAAGGACCCAGACTGATCTCCAGGGGGCCAGTCCTGCTGCAGATGGACAGGCCTTCACATGGACCCTGGGGAGGACCCTGTGGACTCAGGGGAGACAAACTCAAGGCCAGTAACCATGCCGTGTCCCACCAGATAGTGGGGCTTCTGGAAGGTGAAAATGCTGGCTAG